One window of the Misgurnus anguillicaudatus chromosome 8, ASM2758022v2, whole genome shotgun sequence genome contains the following:
- the LOC129450145 gene encoding phosphatidate phosphatase LPIN2, producing the protein MNYVGQLAGTVFVTFKELYRGLNPATLTGGIDVIVVRQPDGSFQCSPFHVRFGKLGVLRSKEKVVDIEINGEPVSLHMKLGDNGEAFFVEENDDFETRVPAHLCTSPIPTDLTEVFEVPESLSSIPSSSNRRKKRRRKRVRSETHLDVTSSSEEKESLDQDIIKEESPMVASKSIYYSMSEEPNEEPAGAQNREVHPYSDGEYSLNESVYYSRPSSPKSDSELCKPQEPLGPQMQWNWGAFPKVCQAEREESDAQRDPIMPSDHSHFRTIHRQESFDTEKSDSPVTVLRPEPQIGTTSSLLDECYDSQPDVKDNKTHVVTLRFADDSFEKTFLESEAKDLTDNRIRCIDNEAETSRPTNAIHQTNPVNSNASTDSTIHIENTEPCDHDDIISGDSKSQRVTFSKTDAVKILEAETADLITATPKPIAQSSIDKTLESEEGAELETFQTNQNAEDVGSTLNLESIIEPEDQMVPVESSKLSDPQDKRKVKRSHHLGPSDIYLEDLSTLDPTTAALYFPKSELESSWRSDQPPEPSPPSPQSLNSGNVDSGTEYLSDSTTDALDVTMSLCGRGDISQISKDKFMEHLIKFQDFVNNPGIVEDPNLVICINSKYYNWAVAAPMILSVQAFQKNLPKSTIERLVKDKMPKKSGRWWFSWRRKDLNNIERNPKPESEVNPLETSASIAGPSSLQKSVELSSDDDGSLSMSQKTDNAIQIISQTYRKSLRLTSEQIESLNLREGANQVVFSVTTQYQGTCRCEAAIYLWNYDDKIIISDIDGTITKSDALGHILPQLGKDWTHHGIAKLYHKIHENGYKFLYCSARAIGMADITKGYLQWVNDRGTVLPKGPVLLAPSSLFSALHREVIEKKPEVFKIACLTDIRDLFHPNRRPFYAAFGNRTNDAYAYKEVGVPETHIFTVNPKGELIQEKTRGNKSSYSHLSELVDHVFPFICKDPISSFDCPEFSQFSYWRDPLPPLDLDALT; encoded by the exons ATGAATTACGTGGGTCAGTTGGCAGGGACGGTGTTTGTGACTTTTAAAGAGCTGTATCGAGGACTGAACCCAGCCACGCTCACAGGAGGCATCGATGTAATCGTGGTCCGACAGCCGGATGGAAGTTTTCAGTGCTCGCCCTTCCACGTGCGCTTCGGAAAACTGGGAGTGCTGCGATCTAAAGAGAAAGTG GTGGATATTGAGATCAATGGAGAACCTGTGAGTCTACATATGAAACTGGGTGATAATGGAGAGGCTTTTTTCGTGGAAGAGAATGACGATTTTGAG acGAGGGTTCCTGCTCATCTCTGCACCTCTCCCATCCCCACTGACCTTACAGAAGTTTTTGAGGTCCCTGAATCTCTCTCCAGCATCCCTTCATCCTCCAATCGCCGCAAGAAACGCCGCAGAAAGCGAGTGCGTTCTGAAACACATCTGGACGTCACATCCTCATCTGAGGAGAAAGAAAGTCTGGACCAGGACATCATAAAGGAGGAGTCACCTATGGTGGCCAG TAAGTCTATATATTACTCGATGTCAGAGGAACCCAACGAAGAACCTGCTGGAGCTCAGAACAGAGAAGTTCATCCTTACTCGGATGGAGAATATTCTCTTAATGAGAG tgTGTACTACAGTCGACCCTCGTCTCCTAAGAGTGATTCAGAGCTGTGTAAGCCGCAGGAGCCTTTAGGACCTCAGATGCAGTGGAACTGGGGTGCTTTTCCAAAG GTGTGCCAGGCAGAAAGGGAGGAGTCTGATGCCCAACGAGACCCCATCATGCCCTCTGACCACTCCCACTTTCGTACGATTCATCGGCAAGAATCATTTGACACGGAGAAGTCGGATTCCCCTGTGACCGTGTTGAGACCAGAACCTCAGATTGGTACGACCAGCTCTCTTCTTGATGAATGTTACGATTCACAGCCGGACGTCAAGGACAACAAAACGCATGTCGTGACCTTGCGGTTTGCCGATGATTCctttgaaaaaacatttttagagaGTGAAGCCAAAGACTTAACAGATAACAGAATTAGATGCATAGACAATGAAGCTGAAACGTCAAGACCCACTAATGCAATTCATCAGACCAATCCCGTCAACAGCAATGCTAGTACAGATAGCACAATTCACATTGAAAACACAGAGCCGTGTGATCACGATGACATCATCTCGGGCGACTCCAAAAGTCAACGTGTTACGTTTAGTAAGACTGACGCGGTTAAAATATTAGAAGCAGAAACTGCTGACTTGATCACTGCCACACCAAAGCCAATCGCCCAAAGCTCTATAGACAAAACGTTAGAGTCAGAAGAGGGGGCGGAGCTAGAGACCTTTCAAACCAATCAGAATGCTGAGGATGTTGGATCGACGCTAAATCTGGAGTCTATCATCGAACCAGAGGATCAGATGGTTCCTGTAGAGTCTTCTAAACTATCAGACCCTCAGGACAAGAGGAAAG tcaAGCGAAGTCATCATTTGGGACCATCTGATATCTATCTAGAAGATTTATCCACTCTTGACCCCACCACTGCTGCTTTATATTTCCCTAAGAG CGAGTTGGAGTCGTCCTGGCGCTCCGATCAGCCTCCAGAGCCGTCTCCTCCGTCACCTCAGTCGCTTAACAGCGGTAATGTAGACAGCGGCACAGAATATCTGTCCGACTCCACGACAGACGCGCTGGATGTGACCATGTCCCTGTGTGGACGAGGAGATATCAGTCAGATCAGTAAAG ATAAGTTCATGGAGCATCTTATCAAGTTTCAAGATTTTGTCAACAACCCTGGAATTGTTGAAGATCCAAACCTGGTCATCTGCATTAACTCAAA ATATTATAATTGGGCTGTGGCTGCTCCCATGATTTTGTCAGTTCAAGCTTTCCAAAAGAATTTACCAAAG AGCACCATTGAGCGACTCGTCAAAGATAAGATGCCAAAGAAGTCGGGCCGCTGGTGGTTCTCCTGGAGAAGAAAAGATTTGAACAATATTGAG AGAAACCCAAAGCCTGAATCTGAGGTGAATCCTCTTGAAACTTCTGCCTCCATCGCTGGACCTTCTTCACTGCA gAAGTCTGTTGAACTCTCGAGTGATGATGACGGATCTCTCTCCATGAGCCAGAAAACTGACAACGCGATACAGATCATCAGTCAGACGTACCGTAAATCCCTGCGGCTGACCTCCGAACAGATC GAGAGTTTAAATCTGCGTGAGGGAGCCAATCAGGTTGTGTTCAGCGTGACCACACAGTATCAGGGCACGTGTCGCTGCGAGGCCGCCATTTACCTGTGGAACTACGATGACAAGATCATCATCTCAGACATTGATGGGACCATCACAAA GTCAGATGCACTGGGTCACATTTTACCACAGCTCGGGAAAGACTGGACTCATCACGGCATCGCCAAACTATATCACAAAATACACGA GAACGGATACAAGTTCCTGTACTGTTCGGCTCGAGCTATAGGCATGGCAGACATCACTAAAGGTTATTTACAGTGGGTCAATGACAGAGGAACGGTTCTACCCAAAGGACCGGTGTTACTGGCTCCCAGCAGCCTGTTTTCAGCGCTACACAG GGAGGTGATCGAGAAGAAGCCAGAGGTTTTTAAGATCGCCTGTCTCACGGATATCAGAGATCTCTTCCATCCCAACAGACGGCCTTTCTACGCTGCGTTCGGCAACCGAACTAAT GATGCTTACGCATATAAGGAAGTTGGCGTTCCAGAGACTCATATTTTTACTGTGAACCCAAAAGGAGAACTCATCCAGGAGAAGACCAGAGGCAACAAATCCTC GTATTCTCATCTCAGCGAGCTGGTGGATCATGTCTTTCCCTTCATCTGTAAAGATCCCATCTCATCCTTCGACTGTCCCGAGTTCAGTCAGTTTTCATACTGGAGAGATCCGTTACCTCCGTTGGACCTCGATGCCCTCACCTAG
- the myl9b gene encoding myosin regulatory light polypeptide 9b: MSSKRAKGKTTKKRPQRATSNVFAMFDQSQIQEFKEAFNMIDQNRDGFIDKEDLHDMLASLGKNPSDDYLEVMMSEAPGPINFTMFLTMFGERLNGTDPEDVIRNAFACFDEEGSGFIHEDHLRELLTTMGDRFTDEEVDELFREAPIDKKGNFNYAEFTRILKHGAKDKDDM, translated from the exons ATGTCCAGCAAACGGGCAAAAGGGAAGACGACCAAGAAGAGGCCACAGAGGGCCACCTCGAATGTTTTCGCTATGTTCGATCAGTCACAGATCCAGGAGTTCAAGGAGGCCTTCAACATGATCGACCAGAACCGAGACGGATTCATCGATAAAGAGGACCTTCATGACATGTTGGCCTCTTTGGGTAAGAACCCATCTGATGATTACCTCGAGGTTATGATGAGTGAAGCACCAGGTCCCATTAACTTCACAATGTTCCTCACCATGTTCGGAGAACGGCTGAACGGAACCGACCCGGAGGACGTGATCAGAAACGCCTTCGCCTGCTTTGATGAAGAAGGATCCG GCTTTATTCATGAAGATCATCTGCGAGAGCTCTTGACCACCATGGGTGATCGATTCACAGATGAGGAGGTGGACGAACTGTTCAGAGAGGCTCCCATCGATAAAAAGGGAAACTTTAACTACGCAGAGTTCACACGCATCCTCAAACACGGAGCCAAAGATAAAGACGACATGTAG